The Pyrococcus kukulkanii genome contains a region encoding:
- a CDS encoding ATP-binding protein, protein MFYINFEDERLAGLKAQDLGRIVELYYKHNSNAKKMYLFLDEVQVVKGWELFVRRLIERKSAHIFITGSSSKLLSREIATALRGRSLSFELFPLSFAEFLHFKGVQINKPLIERERGLIRRYLEEYIKYGGFPELIDVPPLLKIRILQEYLDLIMYKDLIERYGIEKTGAMKGLIRIITKNFARRLSIRKLHGMLSSLGLNLSKSKVYEYFSYLEDIGFVFPVRRFHFSEIESIRSIPKLYIADVGFASVFGIGNIGYRIENMVAIELLRRKHYREPRLSVSYWMDSKGEVDFVISLGFRVKELIQVSYSVDEPDVKKREVEALLRASKELRCNNLKVITWDYEAVEVYGRKKVEFIPLWKWLLSLKLIEEDQR, encoded by the coding sequence CTGTTCTACATCAACTTTGAGGATGAAAGGCTGGCCGGATTAAAGGCTCAAGATCTTGGGAGGATCGTGGAGCTGTACTACAAGCACAATTCCAATGCCAAAAAGATGTACCTTTTCCTAGACGAAGTTCAAGTTGTTAAAGGATGGGAGCTCTTTGTAAGACGCCTCATTGAGAGAAAAAGTGCACACATCTTTATCACGGGTTCATCTTCAAAGCTCTTATCAAGGGAAATAGCAACGGCACTGAGGGGACGTAGCCTCAGCTTTGAACTCTTCCCGTTGTCATTCGCCGAATTTTTGCATTTCAAAGGTGTGCAAATAAATAAACCGTTGATAGAGCGGGAGCGGGGATTAATTAGACGATATCTCGAAGAGTACATTAAATACGGAGGATTCCCTGAGCTTATTGATGTCCCTCCGCTCCTCAAGATAAGAATCCTCCAAGAGTACCTCGATCTGATAATGTACAAAGACTTAATCGAGAGGTATGGGATAGAAAAAACTGGGGCAATGAAAGGCCTCATACGCATTATAACAAAAAACTTTGCGAGAAGGCTCTCCATAAGAAAGCTCCATGGAATGCTGTCTTCACTCGGCCTAAATCTAAGCAAAAGCAAGGTTTATGAGTACTTCTCATATCTTGAGGACATAGGCTTCGTGTTTCCAGTGAGGAGGTTTCACTTCAGCGAGATTGAGTCCATTAGAAGCATCCCTAAGCTTTACATTGCTGATGTCGGCTTTGCATCAGTTTTTGGAATAGGGAATATTGGTTACAGGATTGAGAACATGGTAGCTATCGAGTTATTAAGGAGAAAGCACTACCGCGAACCAAGATTGAGCGTGAGCTACTGGATGGACTCCAAAGGGGAAGTTGACTTTGTAATTTCCCTGGGATTCAGGGTTAAAGAGCTGATCCAAGTGTCCTATAGTGTTGATGAACCAGATGTCAAAAAGAGAGAAGTCGAGGCATTGTTGAGGGCCTCAAAAGAGCTGAGATGCAACAACCTCAAGGTCATCACGTGGGACTATGAGGCAGTTGAAGTTTATGGGAGAAAGAAGGTAGAGTTCATTCCGCTGTGGAAGTGGTTATTAAGCTTAAAATTAATAGAAGAAGATCAGAGGTAG
- a CDS encoding ASCH domain-containing protein: MEWEMGLQEEYLELIKAGKKKIEGRLYDEKRRQIRPGDIISFEGGRLKVRVKAIRVYKSFREMLEKEGLENVLPGVESIEEGVQVYRQFYDEEREKKYGVVAIEIEPLEE; this comes from the coding sequence ATGGAGTGGGAGATGGGGCTTCAGGAGGAATACCTCGAGCTCATAAAGGCCGGGAAGAAGAAAATTGAGGGGAGGCTTTACGACGAGAAGAGGAGGCAGATAAGGCCTGGGGATATAATCTCCTTTGAAGGAGGAAGGCTGAAGGTTAGAGTTAAGGCGATAAGGGTCTACAAGTCCTTCAGGGAGATGCTTGAGAAAGAAGGGTTGGAGAACGTTCTTCCTGGGGTCGAGAGCATTGAGGAGGGTGTTCAAGTATACAGGCAGTTCTATGATGAGGAGAGGGAGAAGAAGTATGGAGTAGTGGCGATAGAGATTGAACCTCTAGAGGAGTAA
- a CDS encoding 1-deoxy-D-xylulose-5-phosphate synthase, whose amino-acid sequence MIGVKNLKTPLIIIFLFISIFVACLKYSQYETIKQKEIELNKTLELIESDLQAYKLEYNRTYRDYLNQKLSREDIENAIKRVLFLKNRLIELNASKEDIKSVDNCIKDVYALQEESKFYTALKQSRSCAITASDSLGSILAVSNRTKLIEYAQEELRNLTLMKNEVEEEWKKILERGVNFTDYMVVGLIVEEDILKAEIFMNDSCNFLKRLQKMPNPQTPEEIENITILGGWVGGYLEFARSFLEDARVLMTRVNSGNFSPNELEEDVYALRDYLLSIDVPCNSTKFMAAVACDWKEYNKKLGLMGAERGYYSAAIYYLLYAIAINEHISEFKALDLAFNSTKTPADRVKIVLNLRHEALALLNSCPQDPITSLYVSDAVGWYFKQGDIILEHMLEFRREDTTPQPIYSYEMAKIIAKKMCRASILYRMNNSRNSCS is encoded by the coding sequence TTGATAGGAGTGAAAAATTTGAAAACCCCCCTAATCATTATTTTTCTTTTTATTTCTATCTTTGTAGCATGTTTGAAATACTCGCAATATGAGACGATAAAACAAAAGGAGATAGAGCTCAACAAAACCCTAGAGTTAATAGAGTCTGATCTTCAGGCTTATAAGTTGGAGTATAACCGCACTTACAGAGATTACCTTAATCAAAAATTGAGCAGAGAAGATATTGAAAATGCCATTAAAAGGGTGTTATTTCTTAAAAATAGGCTCATTGAATTAAACGCTTCGAAGGAAGATATAAAAAGTGTTGATAACTGCATCAAGGATGTATATGCCCTTCAAGAGGAGAGCAAATTTTACACTGCTCTAAAGCAGAGTAGAAGTTGTGCCATTACCGCTTCAGATTCACTTGGCTCAATCCTTGCGGTTTCGAATCGTACAAAATTAATAGAGTATGCCCAGGAAGAGCTTCGAAACCTTACCCTCATGAAAAATGAAGTCGAGGAAGAGTGGAAAAAGATATTGGAGAGGGGAGTTAATTTTACCGATTACATGGTGGTTGGCCTCATAGTAGAAGAAGACATTCTCAAAGCAGAAATCTTCATGAACGATTCATGTAATTTCCTGAAAAGACTTCAAAAAATGCCAAACCCTCAAACTCCAGAAGAAATCGAAAACATCACTATATTAGGGGGTTGGGTAGGAGGTTACTTGGAATTTGCCAGAAGTTTCTTGGAAGATGCACGAGTGCTAATGACTCGTGTTAACTCCGGTAATTTCAGTCCAAATGAATTGGAGGAGGATGTATATGCACTCAGGGACTACCTCTTAAGTATTGACGTTCCATGTAATTCCACGAAATTCATGGCTGCAGTGGCATGCGACTGGAAAGAGTATAATAAAAAATTGGGACTTATGGGGGCAGAGAGAGGGTATTATTCTGCGGCAATTTATTATCTCCTATACGCAATTGCAATAAATGAACATATAAGTGAATTTAAAGCTCTAGATCTAGCCTTTAACAGTACGAAAACCCCCGCAGATAGAGTGAAGATAGTCCTTAATTTGAGACATGAGGCTCTGGCTTTGCTAAATAGTTGCCCTCAAGACCCGATAACGTCCTTATACGTGAGTGATGCAGTGGGATGGTATTTCAAGCAGGGAGATATAATCTTGGAACATATGTTAGAATTCCGGAGAGAGGATACAACGCCTCAGCCAATATATAGCTACGAGATGGCGAAAATCATCGCTAAGAAGATGTGTCGCGCTTCCATACTGTATCGCATGAACAACTCCAGGAATTCTTGCTCTTAA
- a CDS encoding MBL fold metallo-hydrolase encodes MREVILEYGDLYLIELPLELKGYRKFIGSWVIKDLNVIVDVGPASTVKTLKRALDSLGIKVEYVLLTHIHLDHAGGIGHFLRLYPKAKVVVHERGVKHLINPEKLWEASRKVLGEVALAYGRPLPIPEESIAKPPEGIEVIETPGHASHHQSYLFGDYLFTGDSAGVYLDADGEVYLRPATPPRFIKELYVESLEKMISLGSKRICFAHFGMLEDPKILERHREQVELWVDVVRRNMGKDIDLIIKELLEEDKLLKPYEKLEEDIKFREMQGIVNSIKGIMRYLGEGNEDR; translated from the coding sequence GTGAGGGAAGTGATACTCGAGTATGGTGATCTGTACTTGATTGAACTTCCCCTTGAGTTAAAGGGGTACAGAAAGTTCATTGGCTCCTGGGTAATAAAAGATCTCAACGTGATAGTTGACGTTGGCCCAGCATCGACGGTGAAAACCCTCAAGCGTGCCCTAGATTCCCTGGGGATTAAGGTGGAGTACGTTCTGCTTACTCACATCCACCTTGACCACGCGGGAGGGATAGGCCACTTCCTTAGGCTGTACCCTAAGGCTAAAGTCGTCGTCCACGAGAGGGGAGTCAAGCATTTAATTAATCCTGAGAAGCTGTGGGAGGCAAGCAGGAAGGTTCTCGGTGAAGTGGCCTTAGCGTATGGAAGACCTCTTCCAATTCCAGAAGAGAGCATCGCGAAACCGCCTGAGGGGATTGAAGTTATTGAGACTCCCGGACATGCCTCGCATCACCAGAGCTACCTCTTTGGCGACTACCTCTTTACTGGAGATTCAGCGGGAGTGTACTTGGATGCTGATGGCGAGGTGTACTTGAGGCCAGCGACTCCTCCGAGGTTCATCAAAGAACTTTACGTTGAATCCCTTGAAAAGATGATTTCCCTGGGGAGTAAGAGGATATGCTTCGCTCACTTTGGAATGCTGGAAGATCCAAAGATACTGGAAAGGCACAGGGAACAGGTGGAGCTGTGGGTTGACGTAGTGAGGAGGAACATGGGAAAAGATATTGATCTGATAATCAAAGAACTCTTAGAGGAAGATAAGCTCCTAAAGCCCTATGAGAAGCTTGAAGAGGACATAAAGTTTAGGGAGATGCAAGGGATAGTGAATTCAATTAAGGGGATTATGAGGTATTTGGGTGAAGGAAATGAGGATCGTTGA
- the panB gene encoding 3-methyl-2-oxobutanoate hydroxymethyltransferase, with amino-acid sequence MREVTPKKIMEMKGREKITMITAYDYPSALLADKAGFDIVFVGDSLGMVVYGDENTLNVTMEQMVFHTRAVAKAVKRALVLADMPFGSYEVSVEEGVKNAIKLIQAGADAVKIEGGADHEKLVRKLVRMGIPVMGHTGLTPQRYLRLGGYRIMGGTDEEVEEIIRDAKALERAGAFAVVLEFVYADVAKMVTEEVSIPTIGIGAGPWVDGQVLVWHDVLGLIDFSPPFAKRYANLKEEILKAISEFRREVKEGKFPGKEHYWTRG; translated from the coding sequence ATGAGGGAAGTAACACCTAAGAAGATTATGGAGATGAAGGGCAGGGAAAAGATAACTATGATTACGGCTTACGACTATCCCTCGGCACTCTTGGCAGATAAGGCCGGCTTCGATATCGTGTTCGTAGGAGATTCCCTTGGGATGGTTGTTTACGGTGATGAGAACACCCTAAACGTGACGATGGAGCAAATGGTCTTTCACACTAGGGCTGTAGCAAAGGCCGTAAAGAGGGCCCTTGTTTTAGCAGATATGCCCTTCGGAAGCTACGAGGTCAGCGTTGAAGAGGGAGTTAAGAACGCGATAAAGTTGATTCAGGCCGGAGCAGATGCCGTGAAGATCGAGGGCGGGGCTGATCATGAAAAGCTGGTGAGGAAGCTCGTTAGGATGGGAATTCCCGTCATGGGGCATACAGGTTTAACACCGCAGAGGTACCTCAGGCTTGGAGGCTACAGGATAATGGGTGGCACTGATGAAGAGGTTGAGGAGATAATAAGGGATGCAAAGGCTTTGGAGAGGGCAGGGGCCTTCGCGGTAGTTCTGGAGTTCGTTTATGCGGATGTTGCTAAGATGGTTACTGAAGAGGTTTCAATACCGACAATTGGCATTGGAGCTGGTCCCTGGGTTGACGGGCAGGTCTTGGTGTGGCATGACGTCCTCGGCTTAATAGACTTCTCACCGCCGTTCGCGAAGAGATATGCAAACTTAAAGGAGGAGATACTCAAGGCGATAAGCGAGTTCAGGAGGGAAGTTAAGGAGGGTAAGTTCCCAGGGAAGGAGCACTATTGGACGAGGGGATGA
- a CDS encoding type II toxin-antitoxin system VapC family toxin: MVVLDTNIVIERVKNRQEINENITGVTFVEYPAIVRYKRFYGNILFPTFEDILLAHNIQISLLKIGKPKPFADLVIASICINNGEELVTRDSDFLDIAEVSDLKLKFIS, encoded by the coding sequence ATGGTTGTATTAGATACGAATATTGTCATTGAAAGAGTGAAAAATAGGCAGGAGATCAATGAAAATATAACAGGTGTTACCTTTGTCGAATATCCTGCGATTGTCAGATACAAAAGATTCTATGGAAATATCTTGTTTCCCACGTTTGAAGATATTTTGCTCGCTCATAATATCCAGATATCACTCCTAAAGATTGGGAAACCAAAGCCATTTGCTGATTTAGTAATAGCATCAATCTGCATTAACAACGGGGAAGAGTTAGTAACAAGGGATAGTGACTTCTTAGATATCGCAGAAGTTTCTGACCTAAAACTTAAATTCATCTCCTAA
- a CDS encoding putative toxin-antitoxin system toxin component, PIN family, with protein MEANRKEAKGARPRVVINTSVLFSGAISTKGYAFEVLELLAEGHIVNYVSEWVLREYQGKLTSKKALKYLSPEEAEGISIS; from the coding sequence ATGGAGGCTAATAGAAAAGAGGCTAAAGGAGCTAGGCCTCGAGTAGTCATTAACACTTCTGTACTTTTCTCAGGCGCAATCTCAACTAAGGGTTATGCCTTTGAGGTATTGGAGCTCTTGGCAGAGGGTCACATCGTGAACTATGTTTCGGAGTGGGTTCTCAGAGAATATCAGGGGAAACTAACTTCGAAGAAGGCTCTCAAGTACTTATCCCCTGAAGAAGCTGAGGGGATATCAATCTCATAA
- a CDS encoding DMT family transporter: MRRKSEGVLLALSGMLLYGLEPVVIKANPTNPISFAFFSAFIASLILIPTVNLQEAKATWKRGALIGFFGTFLAYISYSIGARLSTAVNAALITRAEVLFSFILASIFLREKITGRRAFYSLLVLSGVAMVITQGKGLEVRVGDFLLLLVPLFWQIGHVIAKKTKANPQTIAFLRNSFGSLYLLPLAVTTGLEFTPYSVAEGFIIAFGQLIWYASIGRIDLSLATAIITPAPAVAIAVALLMGEPVTLWHLSGFALIIFGTLGLSGE, translated from the coding sequence ATGAGAAGGAAGAGTGAAGGAGTCCTACTCGCGCTCAGTGGAATGTTACTTTATGGTCTTGAGCCAGTGGTTATAAAAGCCAATCCCACCAACCCCATAAGCTTTGCCTTTTTCTCTGCTTTTATTGCCTCCCTGATCCTTATTCCAACCGTTAACCTGCAAGAGGCAAAAGCTACGTGGAAGAGAGGGGCGCTAATAGGCTTCTTTGGAACCTTCCTTGCCTACATTTCGTACTCAATTGGAGCGAGGCTCTCCACGGCGGTAAATGCTGCATTAATAACTAGAGCTGAAGTTCTCTTCTCCTTTATCCTCGCCTCAATATTTTTGAGAGAGAAGATTACGGGAAGGAGAGCTTTCTATTCTCTCTTGGTGCTTTCAGGAGTTGCCATGGTTATAACCCAGGGTAAAGGTCTAGAAGTGCGCGTTGGAGATTTCCTTCTCCTGCTCGTTCCACTGTTCTGGCAGATCGGGCACGTCATTGCGAAGAAAACTAAAGCAAATCCTCAGACGATAGCCTTCCTTAGGAACTCTTTTGGCTCACTTTACCTGCTCCCCCTTGCCGTGACTACCGGTTTAGAGTTCACTCCCTATTCGGTAGCGGAGGGCTTCATAATAGCGTTTGGCCAGCTGATATGGTACGCTTCAATAGGGAGAATTGATTTATCCCTCGCGACGGCAATAATAACTCCAGCTCCAGCCGTTGCCATTGCCGTTGCACTCCTCATGGGCGAGCCCGTAACTTTATGGCATCTCTCTGGGTTTGCACTTATAATCTTTGGAACTTTAGGGCTTAGCGGGGAGTGA
- a CDS encoding Mrp/NBP35 family ATP-binding protein — protein MTIKAPTLNLPGLGVDPLTQRIKEKEKKWKYKIAVLSGKGGVGKSTVAVNLTAALAKMGYFVGILDADIHGPNVAKMLGVDKAEVFAEKFDDGHFEMIPPMADFMGQVTPIKVMSMGMMVPEDQPIIWRGALVTKAIKQLLGDVKWGELDFMIIDFPPGTGDEILTVVQSIQLDAAIIVTTPQEVALLDTGKAVNMMKKMEVPYIAVVENMSYLICPHCGNKIDIFGEGGGEKLAEKEGVDFLGKIPIDLKAREASDLGIPIVLYGDSPAAKAFMEIAEKLVNKLKEMKGDEKEE, from the coding sequence ATGACGATTAAGGCTCCAACCCTAAACTTGCCCGGGCTTGGCGTTGATCCCCTAACGCAGAGGATAAAGGAGAAAGAGAAGAAGTGGAAGTACAAGATCGCGGTTTTGAGCGGAAAGGGCGGAGTAGGGAAGAGTACCGTTGCCGTTAACTTGACTGCGGCTTTAGCCAAGATGGGATACTTCGTCGGAATTCTCGATGCAGACATACATGGCCCAAACGTTGCCAAAATGCTCGGCGTTGACAAGGCCGAAGTTTTTGCTGAGAAGTTCGACGATGGCCACTTCGAGATGATACCTCCAATGGCGGACTTCATGGGCCAGGTTACTCCAATAAAGGTAATGAGCATGGGGATGATGGTTCCCGAGGATCAGCCAATAATCTGGAGGGGCGCCCTTGTTACAAAGGCAATAAAGCAACTCTTAGGGGACGTGAAGTGGGGCGAGCTTGACTTCATGATAATCGACTTCCCCCCAGGGACTGGAGATGAAATCCTAACCGTAGTTCAGTCGATCCAGCTCGATGCCGCCATAATCGTTACCACCCCCCAGGAAGTCGCCCTGCTCGATACAGGAAAAGCGGTGAACATGATGAAGAAGATGGAAGTTCCTTATATAGCGGTAGTGGAGAATATGAGCTATTTGATCTGCCCGCACTGTGGAAACAAGATAGACATCTTCGGGGAGGGGGGAGGAGAAAAGCTCGCGGAGAAGGAAGGCGTTGACTTCCTGGGCAAGATCCCAATAGACCTCAAGGCAAGGGAAGCAAGCGACCTCGGCATTCCGATAGTTCTGTACGGTGACTCCCCAGCTGCGAAGGCCTTTATGGAGATAGCGGAAAAGCTTGTAAACAAGTTGAAGGAAATGAAAGGAGATGAGAAGGAAGAGTGA
- a CDS encoding ASCH domain-containing protein gives MQHVIALHQVYGELIFRGLKWHEIRRSRIFEEGDIVFLYIARGDLYTLKKTLRRLGLTEEQTLTKRGTIAGGFEVGEVIKADFETLWELTKDTSGLTFVHGESEGKRWLKGYINEFGYAFTIERPFLFKEPVTKEELKEKYGVHVEGIIHLSLRTRRPWVKELLEDLMTRDFEYI, from the coding sequence ATGCAACACGTAATTGCGCTCCATCAGGTCTACGGCGAGCTGATATTTAGAGGATTAAAATGGCATGAAATAAGGAGGAGTAGGATCTTCGAGGAAGGTGATATCGTCTTCCTCTACATAGCGAGGGGAGACTTGTACACGCTGAAGAAGACCCTCCGAAGGCTGGGCCTGACCGAAGAACAAACCCTCACGAAGAGGGGAACCATAGCTGGAGGATTTGAGGTCGGTGAAGTCATAAAGGCTGATTTTGAGACCCTGTGGGAGCTCACGAAGGATACAAGCGGGTTAACATTCGTTCACGGCGAGAGCGAGGGGAAGAGGTGGCTTAAGGGGTATATAAACGAGTTCGGCTACGCCTTCACGATAGAGAGGCCCTTCCTCTTTAAGGAGCCTGTGACCAAGGAGGAGCTCAAGGAGAAGTATGGGGTTCACGTCGAGGGCATAATACACTTATCCCTCAGAACGAGGAGGCCCTGGGTTAAGGAGTTGCTCGAGGATCTAATGACGAGGGATTTCGAGTATATCTAA